ATCTGGCTGGCGGTGCTGGGCGCCGCCGAACGCGCGCCCTTGACCATGGACGACAGCGTCCAGGCGGTCGGCGCCCTGGCGGGGCCGGCCTGGAACCCGGTGTCGCAACTGGTGTTCGACGCCATCGACGAGATGCTGGAGGACGGGCTGCTCGATCCGGTCGAGCGCTCCCTGCGTCTTGCCATCACCGGCGACGGCCGCCGCCGCCTGCACGATCTGGTCGCCCAGCCGCTGGCGGCGCCGCTGTCCAGCTTCGGGCAGGTAGGCATCCGGCTGAAGCTGGCCTTCCTCGATCTGGCGCCGCCGGTGGTCCGCCGCCGCCAGATCGACGCCATCCTGCGATCTTGCGATTGCGAGATCGCGTCGCGCACCGCCTCCTGCGCCGCCTGGTCGCTCAACGGCCCTCTGGGCCGGGTATGGCTGGACCATCAGGTGGATGCGCTGGAGGAGATGGCCGAGGTGCTGCGCCGGCTGGCGCGGGCAGAAGGAGCCGCCCTGACCGAAGGTTAAACCCTGCCCTCGAAGCCGAAGCCGGCGGCGTCGACGGCCTGCTTGACCTGGGCCTCGTCGGCCCCGTCGACGGTTACCGCCTTGTTGCCCAGGTCCACTTCGACCTTGGCGCCGGGGGCGATTTCCTGAATGGCCGAGGTCACGGACTTGGAGCAGCCGCCGCAGCTCATGCCGGTGACGCGATAGGTGGTGGACATGGTGATTTCCCCATGAGGATTGCGATGGGGAAAGCATGAACCTTCCAGCCGATGGAAGGTCAAGAGGGGATTATTGCCCCGGCCCCATGCGGATGATGGTGCTGACCGGGACCAGCACGAAGCCACGACCCTCCAAACCGGGCAGCCAGCCGGCCAGGGCCTCGATGGTGCCGTCGTGAGGATGGCCGATGGCGATGGCGGCGCCGTGCTTGCGGGCATAGGCCTCGGTCTTGGCCAATTGGGCGCGCACATGGGCGACGCCCTGGTCGTTGTCGAGGAAGACGTGACGGGCCGCGAAGGGCACGCCGAAGTGACGGGCCGTCTCGGCGCCCACCGTGCGCTCGGATGTC
The DNA window shown above is from Magnetospirillum sp. 15-1 and carries:
- a CDS encoding heavy-metal-associated domain-containing protein, whose protein sequence is MSTTYRVTGMSCGGCSKSVTSAIQEIAPGAKVEVDLGNKAVTVDGADEAQVKQAVDAAGFGFEGRV